GCCTTGAATACCGATACCCGCCACCGTGCTGATGTGGCCCGTACCAGCCTTAATCTTGCGAATTCGACCCGCAGCGTCCCCCAGATAAATATCTTCATCGGGTCCATGCGTGACGGACCAAACAACCGTCAGTCCAGCCCCGGTAGCGGGTCCGCCATCTCCCCGATCTGCGCTTTCGCCCGTTCCCGCTACGGTATGAATCATACCGTTCTCATCCACCCGCCGTACCCGCCCGTTCAGTGTATCAGCTATTACAATGCGACCACTCCTATCTACCGACACGTCATAGGGATTCAAGAAGTACGCTTCGGTCGCAGGACCATTATCACCGCCATAGGCTCTACCACCGCTACCAGCAACGGTTCGGATAATTCCGGTGACCGGATCAATCGCTCGTATCCGATCACTCTGCATATCGGCAAAGTAGATATGTCCGTCCGGTCCCACACAGATTCCCCTCGGACAGGAGAGGAACGCCTCGGTGGAGGAACCTCCATCACGGATGCTGTCACCACCCAGAATGGTCGTCACGATGCCAGTTTGTGGGTCAATTCGGCGTAAACGTCCTGAAGAATCACTGTAGAAAACGGTGCCATCGGGATCAGCCCAGATACCGGATTCGATGGGATTGCATTTCGTTTCGGATCCGGGGGTGCCCTCCTCCCCCCAACCGGGGATGCCTGTACCTGCAAGCGTCGTCACAATACCGGTTTGGGCGGCCACCTTACGCACTCTGAAGCCACCCACCTCACCGACATACAAATTATCGTGGCAATCAATGAAAATAGCGTCCGGCGTATGTGTGCTCGCTTCTACTGCGGGACCACCATCGCCGTTGGACGCCGCTTGACCTGTGCCGAAAACGGTTGTAATCGTTCCTGTCCGCATATTAATCTTGCGTATCCGGTTGTTGCCATTGTCACAGACGTAGAGATCCCCGTTGGAGTCGAATGCGAGGTGTTCAGGAAATCCGAACGCTGCCTTTGATGCAGGTCCCCCATCACCATGAAACCCGGCAAAGGTGTAGTTGGCACCGCTGTAGGGCCTGCTCAGTCCCTGCTCCAATGGATAGTAACGGGTGTTCTGACCAGCGAAAGTTTCAATGATGCCGGTCTTTGCATCGACTCGCCGTACATTGCTATCCCATTTGCCGCACACGAAGATATTTCCTTCGGCGTCAACCGCCACGCCGGTTGTTGTGTCAAACTCAGCACCTAGCGCAGGTCCACCATCTCCGCCCCGTCCCATCACTCCGGCACCGACCACGCGGGTAATGATGCCGGTCTTGTAATCGATACGACGGATCGTATTAGCCCCTTCGTCGGGACCTCTCGCACCTAGTTCTGAAAAGAAAAGGTTGCCCTCTTTGTCGAGGCAAAAATCGTGGGGTGTGTACACCCGCGCATTGATGGCGGGACCGCCATCACCAGAAACTCCCGGCACACCGTCCCCGGCAAAAGCGTGTAAGATACCATCTTGGTCGATACGCCAGATCCGGTGGGCACGGATATCGGCAACGATCAGGTCGCCATCAGGGCGTCGCCCTACACCCATGGGCCAACCGACATCTGCGTCCTTAGCGGGTATGCTGTCACGGTATCCGACACCTGCAACAGTGACGATGGTATTGGATTTGAGCCCCTCAAAAAGTTTGGGTTGATTCAATTCTGCCATCTCCTCAAGTGTTACCTATCCAAAAAGTAGAAGTGATTGGTGGGTCCGTGTCCTCCCCCGATGTCGAGGGAATAGCGGATAGCGTTCGTGATGTAATCTTTCGCGGACTGAATGGCAGCTGCGAGGTCTTTTCCAAGTCCAAGGTGCGCGGCGATTGCTGCAGAGTAGGTACACCCCGTACCATGCGTGTTCTTCGTGTCAATTCGCTCTGCCTCAAAGAGGGTGAAAGTCCCACCCGCGTACAGAACATCGGTTGATTTTTCCCCCGAAAGATGCCCTCCTTTGACCAGCACACTCTGGCAGCCATATCCTTGAATTACTCTCGCTGCTCTCTTCGCATCATCGATTGTCTGGATTTCATCCTCAGCGAGCAGTTCGGCTTCAGGAACGTTGGGCATAACAACCGTTGCAAGCGGCAGCAACTCCATTTTCAAACATTCAATGGCATCGGGTTTGAGCAAGGG
The nucleotide sequence above comes from Candidatus Poribacteria bacterium. Encoded proteins:
- the thiD gene encoding bifunctional hydroxymethylpyrimidine kinase/phosphomethylpyrimidine kinase, with the translated sequence MKQILTVAGSDSGGGAGIQADLKSIHANGGYGLSVITSITAQNTREVTRAFDLPTDLIDAQIDAIFSDFDVAAVKTGMLSSVEIVGAVSEKLRHYSPSHIVIDPVTLSKSKYPLLKPDAIECLKMELLPLATVVMPNVPEAELLAEDEIQTIDDAKRAARVIQGYGCQSVLVKGGHLSGEKSTDVLYAGGTFTLFEAERIDTKNTHGTGCTYSAAIAAHLGLGKDLAAAIQSAKDYITNAIRYSLDIGGGHGPTNHFYFLDR